From the genome of Papaver somniferum cultivar HN1 chromosome 2, ASM357369v1, whole genome shotgun sequence, one region includes:
- the LOC113350828 gene encoding protein GAMETE EXPRESSED 1-like: MAYCLSRVLFFALVLICSSEESYSFSFGWRSPTSSSDETNTKTNNDHMSYKKSDSPSGVALFSMEPLNEPNGIKLVEDAKQYLDSPNSCWRNAYRSLFATCPAILSDNEKKSRLAWELSDCFQTGSGRPFPKCNSRAKMQTCCKKLDDSAHKIYHGYYLKTDSICHQLQADAFKYETERLVNGLKKSAELAEEKLENIQDKSETLVQKSDEIYKSITSLDRQTQLVAETTKTVQNQMDVQLKHSNIVLEKSKEIVASQLNLLEGQSDMRTVMAMLHESHENLSHNVDKLKNEAVEIGKEINQVSNSMSTKMENLQNKADDVGNAVEISLDKQKQLLDGQSTALERLKFQSQALKESGATLQTLADFSRHQQEQLLKGQEQLRLAQDQIVEESKSILAAQEAFSAKQANMLLELDRHFTLINRILLDTGLIKACLFYPFVLFLLSVLTSFKRTYHMRGWLLLGLAVTFFVEISSRMYWYGLDLDKQVTMGKNSFSF; this comes from the exons ATGGCTTATTGTCTCTCTCGTGTCCTCTTCTTTGCTTTAGTTTTGATATGTTCGTCGGAGGAAAGTTATTCATTCTCTTTCGGATGGCGGTCGCCCACTTCTTCCTCCGATGAAACCAATACCAAAACTAATAATGATCATATGAGTTATAAAAAATCTGATTCACCGAGTGGGGTTGCATTATTCTCAATGGAACCTCTGAATGAACCCAACGGAATTAAGTTGGTCGAAGATGCAAAACAGTATCTAGACAGTCCGAATTCTTGTTGGCGAAATGCTTATAGGAGTCTTTTTGCTACATGCCCTGCAATCCTCTCGGACAACGAGAAGAAATCTAGACTTGCATGGGAGTTAAGTGATTGTTTTCAAACGGGTTCTGGTCGTCCTTTTCCTAAGTGTAATTCTCGCGCTAAGATGCAGACATGTTGCAAGAAATTGGACGATTCAGCGCATAAAATATACCATGGATATTATCTTAAAACAGATTCGATATGTCATCAATTACA GGCGGACGCATTTAagtatgaaacagaaagacttgTGAATGGCTTGAAGAAATCTGCAGAATTGGCAGAGGAAAAATTAGAAAACATCCAAGACAAATCTGAAACTCTTGTGCAAAAATCAGATGAAATTTATAAGTCGATAACATCCTTAGATCGACAAACACAACTAGTAGCCGAGACTACAAAAACAGTTCAAAACCAGATGGATGTTCAATTAAAACATTCGAACATTGTTTTGGaaaaatcaaaggaaattgtaGCATCTCAATTAAATTTACTAGAAGGACAGTCAGATATGAGAACAGTGATGGCAATGCTTCATGAATCTCATGAGAACTTAAGCCATAATGTTGACAAACTAAAAAATGAGGCTGTAGAAATAGGAAAAGAAATTAATCAAGTTAGCAATTCAATGTCCACAAAAATGGAAAATCTTCAAAACAAAGCTGATGATGTTGGAAATGCCGTAGAGATTTCTTTAGATAAACAAAAACAACTTCTAGACGGACAGTCTACGGCACTTGAGCGGCTTAAATTCCAATCTCAAGCGCTGAAAGAAAGCGG GGCTACTTTGCAAACACTAGCTGATTTTAGTCGTCACCAGCAAGAACAACTCTTGAAAGGCCAAGAACAACTTCGACTTGCTCAGGATCAAATAGTCGAAGAATCAAAATCCATATTGGCAGCTCAG GAAGCATTCAGCGCGAAACAGGCTAACATGCTTTTGGAGCTGGACAGACACTTTACCTTGATTAACCGTATTTTGCTTGATACAGGTTTAATAAAAGCTTGTCTGTTTTACCCATTTGTGCTCTTTCTACTCAGCGTGCTAACCAGCTTTAAGCGAACGTATCACATGAGGGGTTGGCTTTTACTAG GACTAGCAGTTACATTCTTCGTTGAAATCAGCTCCAGAATGTATTGGTACGGGTTAGATCTAGATAAACAAGTGACGATGGGTaaaaattctttttctttctga